Genomic segment of Vulpes lagopus strain Blue_001 chromosome 7, ASM1834538v1, whole genome shotgun sequence:
acattaaaaacaaagggaaaaggcaaGACCATGAAGAAAAAAGTTGTATGGGACAGGAAAAATGAATTTGACATCCCTGCACAGCTTAGCTTGGAGTCCATTTGCATATTCATGAGATGTAAATTTGATGGTGACCTAACCAAAATTATGTAATTAGAAGGATGGATATATTTATGGGGTGGGGGCGAAGCTAAATCCGCTTCCATAGCAGAAAGTAAGTTATGTTCAAAATGGAGAAGGCAACAAGTAGCAGCAGCAGCGTGTTTCTTCATGCAAGTATAGctgataaaacattaaaacacacCAAGCACAggtgcagggcgcctgggtggctcagtcggttaagcagctgccttgggctcaggtcatgatcccggggtcctgggatcgagtccgaggtcgggctccctgctcggcggggagtctgcttctccctctgccctcccttttgctttctccttctcagatctttaaacacacacacgcacacacgcacatggGCATAGCAAGCAAGGCAAAAAAGGGAGGTGCGAGTAATGGGAGAAAAATAGGTCACAGATCTTATTCATAAAAATGTGTGTGGTTTGGAAGAATATTCATCACCTCTGGATTGAATAATTTCCCCCTCTTTAtaacttttctgaatttctcGCGTCAGGAAGGTGTTCCCTTCCTAAAAAGACAAAGAGCTATGTCATGTTGCAGGAAAGGAAGCAGctaggaaagggagaggagaactAGGTGCGAAGATGATTAGGACGCCTTGTTCACGATTGTGAGAAATCCGAGACAATGTGTctaatcatcaggaaaagaataataaactggTGCACGTGCCCAGGTAAACAGGCCAGTCATCTTTAGCTAAGCCACGCTCTCAGCGGAAATGCTCTcggcctcccttccccaccctttGGCGGCCTTCCCTGACAGGTCTGTCGCCCAGAAGCCCCTGACACCCACCGCCGTCACCTACCTGCCCTGCCGCCCGTCCCGCTGTCCCCGCTGTGAGTGACCCCTACTCCGTCTTTTCAAAATGCTCTGAACAGGTCTACCTGTACGTGTGCCACCTAATAGGATAATTACCTGTCCCGCCCACTGACCTTTATCCTTCCTTCCAGCCAGGACTGCGTCTACTTCTATTACTTCAGTGCAGAGCACAAGGCATAGTAAACATTAGGTGCCTAATAAATGTTTGCCAGATAAAAATAATGGGGacggggtgcccaggtggctctgggtgaagcatctgccctcggctcaggtcatgatctcggggtcccgggacCCAGCCCCGCATCGGCCtctgctgggtgggggtgggggggtctgcttctccctctgccctccgccTGCTGTGCCAGCTCGCTCGCTCActcgctctcataaataaactattttttaaaaagtcctgggGGAAATCTTTGTCCTGTTAAGTAGGTTAGAAAAAGTAGCGCCTGCACTTCAGGTTTATCTCAAGAATTAGGTGGGAAAATCCACGTAAAACAGCTAGTAGGATGCCAAGCACAGGGGCGTCCGTGACAGAGGATGGGGGGACGGCAGGACTGCGAACGGGGACAGGAGCTGTGTATCTTCTGTTTCCACAGATAGCCCCAGTACGGGCCTTGGACCTTGTGGCTGGATTTTGGTGGCTGTGTCGTTCCTGTTCACGGTCATAACCTTCCCAGTGTCAGTATGGATGTGCATAAAGGTAAAGAATAGTCGCTTGCATCTGCGAGTTAGGTCGGCCGCTAACCTCACAAACCCACGTAGCGCGTGTGGAAAAGAGAGACCTCCTGGCCTGTGATGCTTTCTCCTTCATCTCTCCCTTGGAAAATTCACTCTAGTCGCCTGCTGTGGTGGAATTCTAGGACTTCCTTTCAGCCACTCTCCAGGCAGTCCTCCTGGGTTAAAGCAAGGGTCACCGTCTGGAATCTGAGGCCAGGCCTGTGGGGTGGCCCCGTGCAGAGTCAGGACGCAGAGGTTTGCGACCGGCTCCATTGTTCACCATGTGACCTTTGCCATGTTTCCTCCCTGTAAAATGGGAGGAAGTAACAACACCCACTTTATGGGGccgttgtgaggattaaatgatctCTCTAATCATACTTATCCCGATGCCTGGCATATGGttaagtgcccccccccccttgctgGTTATTTTCTCCATAAAGTTATTAATACTTTGATAAATGACTATTATTTACATATTCCTCACATATGCTGCCAAGAATATTCAGATCcgtttattattactattatttaaggAATCAGGAAGCAAAACTATATAGAAAATTTAGTTGTTCCATTTTGgagtttttttctgtattaacaACACATGAGTAACTGAATGTTAGCAGCTGAGGAGTAAAGTTAGGGATTTGCTCCTCTGTACTACCCTATACTTCCACAAGTTTTATACAGTGAAGAGCAATTGCTtttataatcaattttaaaaactagtaaatACATACTATGTTTGGTAATTAAACATTGGACATTTTATTGGTACATACTGtctagattttacttttttttttttttttatttacgttTTTTGTGTTTAAGTGATCCctgtgcccagcatggggcttgaactcacaaccccgagatcaagagtcgtgtgGCCTAAAAGATGGAGGCAGCTGGGTGCCCTGATACTGTTtggatcttagagaaaaaaaaagtagaggaataTAACCCGTTTAGAGCAAAATATATGTTTAAGAAGCCATAGATGTATATGAATATGTGTACTCTTCGTGTTATgttattatttgtgttttaatctAGATCATAAAGGAATATGAAAGAGCCATCATCTTTAGACTGGGTCGCATTTTACAAGGAGGAGCCAAAGGACCTGGTCAGTACTAGGATTCTGGGTGCTTGGCCTGGGGACCGGATTCTTCGTCTAGTTGATGCGAATTCCCTTATGAGGGTCCCTTATCTGTTGACTTAGAAAAGACTAACAATAGCGGTGGTGCGGGCCAGGGCCAGCCGTGCCGCAGTCACCCTTTCCTTCCCGtggctcccctccccttcccagccaGCTGATAAGATTATTTTAGGCCAAGAATAGCTGCAGCCCTGGAAGTCTGAGCATGAGAATGCTACTCGCGGAAGGTTTTCTAGATTTGGTTCTTTCTGCCTTATATTTGGCAAATGTCCCTTAAGCGCCTGCTGTATTCCAGGCTCTGGAAATCCAAGGGAGCCTAGAGTAGCGCTCCTGCCCTCAGGGATCTTGCCGTCTAGTGGATACCAACAGGGCGCGGTTGCATCCCACGGGATAGGTACTATGATCGAGTAATTGCAAGTAGCTGTGGACGCCAGGGACAAGGGCCAGACCCCGACTAGTAGGATGAGACCAGGCTTTGGAGGTGTCCCCTTGGCTGAATCTTGAGGCATGGAGCGGTGTTCCCCGCAGAAGGGGCGCCTCGTGCAGGGCGGGTCCCTCGTCCAGGGACCTgcagccagcccagcccagcgaGAGCGTGGAGCTCGAGGAGGGGCGCCGGGGCAGGCCACGCAGGACCTCGAGCCAGGGTCGGGCTCATAGTTCAGAAAAGGCTCCTGTGCTTGTGGTCGAGAACAGGCGCCCTGGGAGGGATGCCGGAGGACGTAGGACGACTTGGGAAGGATCGCACTGGCCCAGGTGACCAGACGGCCAGGGGCGGCGGGGCAAGGAAGCGTCccggcaccccccccccgcccggcggcCGCAGGTTGGGGGAGAGTAACGGCGAGGGCAGCGAGGCCAACGGGCTCCTTTCAGCTGGTCACGTCGATTCTGGGGGAGTGGACGGGTGCCGGGGTGCCACTGTCTCTCCATAATGCCCGTGTTTCTTCGTCGCAGGCTTGTTTTTTATTCTCCCGTGCACCGACAGCTTCATCAAAGTGGACATGAGAACGATTTCATTTGACATCCCTCCTCAGGAGGTAAGGCGGTCTTGGCAGACCAGACAGGTCAGTGTCGTGCGTGAGAGGAGCTGGCGGAGAGAGGAGCGGGGCGCGGTGCTGCGCGCAGGCTCGGAGCTGTGTGCGGTCAGTCACTGTTTTCTAGCTCTGGGACTTGgagcaagttccttaacctctctctgcctcagtttcctcatctgcaaaatagaggttttatgtatatattttaaatattttatttatttatttgagagagacaaagcacagaggaggggagggagggagaagcaggctccctgctgagcaggagctggaggcgggacttgatcccaggaccccgggatcatgacccgagccaaaggtagatacttaaccaactgagccacccagacgcccctaaaATAGAGGTTGTAATAGCAGGACCTGCTTCATGAGGTTCTGGTGAGGACTGCCTGAGACATCAGGTGGCCAGTGCCTAGAACAGGGGCTGATAAATCCTAAGTGACACGTAAGTGCTTATGATTATCAGGTGTAGCGTAATGTTACCCTAAGTGTGACGTCGGCATGATCATATTTGTCGTCATTTTTGCGGCCACATTTCTCTACTATGGGTTTCTGATAGGAAATCTAGCTCCATATAATACTCTTCTTCGGGTTCTTGATTTTATTCTAGATGAACTGGTTAGAAGCCAAAGACTTGGGAGCTTCTCATTTGGCACTTTAGATAAAgcatataatgttttataatcaTAATTAGTCCGTGCTCTTAATAACGCAGTTGGAACTCACAGCAAGGGACCCCTGGGGGTTCAGCGGgtgggcgtctgccttgggcccagggcgtgaccccagggtcctgggatcgagtcccatgttgggctccctgcatggagcctgcccctccctccgcctgtgtctcggcctctctctctgggtctctcatgaataaaaaaataaaatctttaaaaacaaaacaaaacaaaacaaaacaaaacaaagctcacAGTAGGATCCCTGATCCCTGAGAAGCTTTGGCTGCCGTGGGGCACAGGGAAGGCACCAGGCCCCGTGGCCACAGTGGCAGAGCCgggccccgcgttgggctccataCTAACCGCGGTCCGTGTTGGCTCCTCGTGGCTCGCGCTGGAGCCACAGCCCTGCTGGGCCGCGTGTCCAGGGCCATCATGACCATTGCAGATGGGAAGCCTGACGACAGGGGGACGGGAGGGACGGGAGAGGTCTGTCAAGTGTGTGCTGGCCAAGGGCCCGCTCTTGTCCCCGGATCCAGGAGCGGCGCGGGCACGTCCCTGCAGGCCCAGGGCTGGTGGGTGGCCGTCGCACCCTATGACCCGCACAGACGCGGGACGCCGGGGATGGCTCTCCCACGAGAACAAGGCTAAGCTGGCCCATGTTCTCTGCGTGTCTTCCCGTGTTTCGGAGAAGACGGCCTCCGAGGAGCCCCGCAGGGGGGCTGGGGACCCTGGCGCCCTCCCCTGTCGCCGCCTTCCCACGGCTCCCTTGTCCCCTGAGCCGAGCGGGGCAGGCAGGCCTTTTCCCGACGCCCCGTGAACTTTATGAAGGGAGAGAAACGCTCCGCCCACCATAGACGGGCAGGGAGGCCACAGCTTTGGAAAGCTCTGGCTGTGACGGTCCCAGGGCAAGAAATTGTTTACAAATGatacacattttctaaaaaaaaaaaagatacacattttCTTATCACATCCTGGGAAATAATGAATTTTCACACAAGATGGTAACACagtagaagtattttttaaagatcagaaaaaaagacaagtgcTGCCCTGCCGGGCGGGCACAGCAGCCATGCggccccgctgccctccccgctgccctccccgctgccctccccgctgccgaccccgctgccctccccgctgCCGTCCCTGCTGCtgaccccgctgccctccccgctgccctccccgctgccctccccgctgccctccccgctgccgaccccgctgccctccccgctgCCGTCCCTGCTGCTGACCCCGctgccctccctgctgccctccccgCTGCCGTCCCCGCTGCcgaccccgctgccctccccgctgccgtccccgctgccctccccgctgccctccctgctgccgtcccctctgccctccctgctgccctccccgCTGCCGTCCCTGCTGCcgaccccgctgccctccccgctgccctccccgctgccctccccgctgccctccccgctgccgaccccgctgccctccccgctgCCGTCCCTGCTGCTGACCCCGctgccctccctgctgccctccccgCTGCCGTCCCCGCTGCcgaccccgctgccctccccgctgccgtccccgctgccctccccgctgccctccctgctgccgtcccctctgccctccctgctgccctccccgCTGCCGTCCCTGCTGCcgaccccgctgccctccccgctgccgtccccgctgccctccccgctgccctccccgctgCCGTCCCTGCTGCcgaccccgctgccctccccgctgccctccccgctgccctccccgctgccgtccccgctgccctccccgctgCCGTCCCCGttgccctccccgctgccctccccgctgCCGTCCCCACCGTCCCCACAGCTCTGCGCCTCACAGGAGCCGCGGCATCCACAGGACCTTCGCCGTCACAGCAGCTCGCGTAGGCTTGGCCGCTGTCGTTAGCCTCGTCTCACGATGAGGGCCCCGGGGCAAGCGCTCTGAGAGCCCCTCCGCGATCACCAGGGGAGGAGGTTCGTGGGACAGCTCAGGTTCCTGACCCTCCCTGCACGCTCTGCATCAATCCCTGCGTCCCTAGGTCGCCTCTCAGTCGGTCTCGTTGACTCACTGCAGGCGGTCTCGCCAGGACAGAAGGCCCTCCGGACGcgcagggcagaggggcaggtggCGGTGGGCAGCGCGGCACGCGGGACAGTGCACAGGGCAGAGCGTCAAGCCTGCTCCTTAGGGAAGCTCCCCGGGGGAGACGCCCCTGCAGCGGGGCGTGTGGGGCACAGACCCGGGGACACTGGGGAAAGCGCGGGACGGGACCGTGGTGGGAGCTTGTGGGCCCTACACCTGGTCCCGCATGGAGCATGGCCTTGGCCCAGCTGGTGCCCCGTGAGCCACACTGCCCGCTGCCCTGGGCCGGGTACCTCTCGTACCCGAGGCATGGACGTGCTCGTCCCCGAAGCGTTCTTACGCAGTGCGCTGTAAAACACACTTTTTCCCCAATGGCACCCTATAACCGCGTCCCCGTCCACTCTCTGTTCCACTTTGCTGGGCCCCTTAGGCAGAGTCCGTCCCCCGAGGCTCGGCTGCGTGCCACGCCATCCTCCCTGCCTTGGATACTCGTGCCCCCCTCAACATTGCTTCTTCCTTCGGGCGTAGCTCAGGTGTCCCCCTGCCACCCACTGCTGTCCCTCCTTTGTCCATAAAGGCTCCCTtgatgccccaccccctgcctgctgctgaaTGGTgtctcaatatttgttgaatgattgaatTACCAGCATCGATGAACAAGTGAATGGGCCTTGTTAAAATTCTAAAGGCATCGTTAGCTTTCtgagtccatttgggctgctgtaGCCAAATCCCGTACGCGGGGTGGGtcacaaataactaaaatttacaGCTCccggtcctggaggctggaatcCAAGGTCACGTGCCAGCGGGCTCAGCAGCTGTGGGGGGGCCTGCGTCCTGGGTCATAGAGGACCCGGGATCAAGCCTCATGAGCCAGTCacatcccaaaggccccacctcctcacGCAGTCACATTAGGGGTCAGGTTTCCGCCTCTGAATTTCGAGAGAACACAACATTCAGCCAGTGGCGCTAAAGAAAATCAGCCGCTGTTTTAAGATGTTCTGCAGAAGAACATTCCTTACAGTTCGATCAGAGGAGGATTTGGGGCACtggggcggctcagtcggttgggcgtcctgggacggagtcctgcctcgggctccccgcgCCTCCtcctgtctcatgaataaataaataaaatatttttaaaaaattaaagaaggggCTGGTTGGCAGACGTAGCATCGCGTTCTTTCCGCCGCAGATCCTCACCAAGGATTCGGTGACCATTAGCGTGGACGGCGTGGTCTACTACCGCGTGCAGAACGCGACCCTGGCCGTGGCCAACATCACCAACGCCGACTCCGCGACCCGTCTCTTGGCACAGACGACTCTGAGGAACGTCCTGGGCACCAAGAACCTTTCTCAGATCCTCTCGGACAGAGAAGAAATCGCACACAACATGCAGgtgagcccccccgccccccgccccgggctgtCAGTCGCCGGAAATTCAAGACGAAGCCCAAGGGTTAGTGATTGTTTGATGACTTTTGACAAATGCCAGTTGGGGGCTCGCAGGCCAGGCTCTTCTCTTCGCAGGGAGGTTTTCTCAAACTTGATGGAAGGGAATATTTTCTGCGCAAACAGCTCGTGGGTTAACAGCTCGGCTgcatgcatgattttttttttttaaattccccttcagtgtggtttttttttcccacagaattAGTACTGATTTTTGTCTTTAGCACGATAGTTCCAGGGTCGTCCCGTAGGACAAGACCGTGCGGGTGTGGTTAACGCTGTATTCTCCGCACAAGGCCCAGGACTTCCCTTGCCACTCGTCTGCTTTCCGGTCTTTTTTGAGTAATAGATCATGAATCAAGCCTGACTTGTCCCAAAAAGATAAAGTACGAAAATCCAAGGTCTTTGTTATTTGTGTAAATGTCATCGTGTGAAATCTATCACCTGGTGCCCGCAACGACCACAGGGAACGGAAGCTGCGGTTTTGTTCCTCCCACCGTAGAGGAACGCGGTTGAGCGGGAGGAAGTAGGACAGTAGGACAGTAGGACAGTAGGACAGTAGGACGGGGAcgcggggccctgggggccagTGGCAGGCGGCCCGCTGTTCTGGTCGCGGACCTCGGGACACGGCCGTGCCGTCCACTCGTGATGCGCTGCACGGTTAAGGAGTTGCAGGAGACGTGAAAACAAGCCATCACGGTCCGGCCcttttaggaaataaaagttGACCGACCCCTGCTTGAGCTCGTAGCAGTAGAGTCAGGATCAGCTTCCCGACCGCCACCCGCCCTCCTGCGGCCTTGCTTCCCGCAGAGGACGCCTACCCGctgcccctctgcaccccctgcccccctggcccctctgcccccctctgcctGCTTTGGGCCCCCTCTGCCCTCTAcgcccccctctgcccccctccgccccctccgctcccctctgcccccctctacttccctctgcccccctctgtccccctctcccccccgcccccctccgccccctccaccccttccactcccctctgcccccctccgcccccctctgcccccctctggcccagcgccccgccccgccccagcccgggACCCACCCGGCCGCCGCATCGTCACTGGCCTTGTCTCCTACCAGTGCACCCTGGACGACGCCACTGACGACTGGGGAATCAAGGTGGAGCGCGTGGAGATCAAGGACGTGAAGCTGCCCGTGCAGCTGCAGAGAGCCATGGCCGCGGAGGCAGAGGCGTCCCGGGAGGCCCGCGCCAAGGTAGGCTGCTcgcctttccctttctttcctttcttccttcttt
This window contains:
- the STOM gene encoding stomatin; translated protein: MAEKRHPGDVEARRLPDSFKDSPSTGLGPCGWILVAVSFLFTVITFPVSVWMCIKIIKEYERAIIFRLGRILQGGAKGPGLFFILPCTDSFIKVDMRTISFDIPPQEILTKDSVTISVDGVVYYRVQNATLAVANITNADSATRLLAQTTLRNVLGTKNLSQILSDREEIAHNMQCTLDDATDDWGIKVERVEIKDVKLPVQLQRAMAAEAEASREARAKVIAAEGEMNASRALKEASMVITESPAALQLRYLQTLTTIAAEKNSTIVFPLPIDMLQGIVGAKK